The following coding sequences are from one Triticum dicoccoides isolate Atlit2015 ecotype Zavitan chromosome 4A, WEW_v2.0, whole genome shotgun sequence window:
- the LOC119289039 gene encoding uncharacterized protein LOC119289039, which produces MWMVRIDAGTAEEVAMGWIDDRGACFFPVPESGRKRKRGEPGLEDGASSGVDERSDKSNDTVESSIQPNLLPLSSTPRVAGLVCRLPWQGYIHSLWSTRRPAWGKAVRLEETDKFY; this is translated from the exons ATGTGGATGGTGCGCATCGACGCTGGCACCGCCGAGGAGGTCGCCATGGGCTGGATTGATGACCGCGGGGCCTGCTTCTTCCCTGTGCCAGAGagcgggaggaagaggaagaggggcgagCCTGGGCTGGAGGATGGGGCGTCGTCCGGGGTGGATGAGAGGTCCGACAAGAGCAACGACACGGTGGAGTCCTCAATCCAGCCTAATCTCCTGCCCCTCTCAAGCACTCCCCGTGTAGCAGGCCTGGTGTGTAGACTGCCATGGCAAGGCTACATCCATTCATTAT GGTCAACAAGGCGGCCAGCTTGGGGCAAGGCGGTGAGGTTGGAGGAGACAGACAAGTTCTACTAG